Proteins from a genomic interval of Marispirochaeta aestuarii:
- a CDS encoding HAD family hydrolase, whose product MKNLQAEGRTLAFIDFDGVFCDSLTECFVSSWIAYHKFHTKDNPDFVSVADRRLYDVYRPFIRRGGDYVILQHCVSEGIELAKQEDFDRLEAELGDTADEFHELFYRARRELLAEDKEFWISLNHVFDGLAEAAKQWAKSENCYVLSTKEAPFIREILVHKDIDWPLERIICSGKRRKIDIIREVLAETGADGGLLFEDQVDHLYRINDPRVKGFLASWGYVKPEWLRQKDFPVIDQQEMVRLVDGVM is encoded by the coding sequence ATGAAGAATTTGCAAGCTGAAGGCCGTACCCTGGCTTTTATCGATTTTGACGGTGTTTTCTGTGACTCCCTTACCGAGTGTTTCGTAAGCTCCTGGATTGCGTATCATAAATTCCATACAAAGGATAATCCTGACTTCGTAAGCGTCGCCGACCGCAGACTCTATGATGTCTACCGGCCCTTTATCCGCCGGGGAGGGGACTATGTGATCCTGCAGCACTGCGTCAGCGAGGGGATTGAGCTTGCGAAGCAGGAGGATTTCGATCGCTTGGAGGCCGAACTGGGAGACACCGCCGATGAGTTTCACGAGCTCTTCTACCGGGCCCGGCGGGAGCTCCTCGCGGAGGACAAGGAGTTCTGGATCTCCCTCAACCATGTCTTTGATGGACTGGCTGAAGCCGCGAAACAGTGGGCGAAATCGGAAAACTGTTACGTCCTTTCCACCAAGGAGGCGCCCTTTATCCGGGAAATCCTGGTACACAAGGACATCGACTGGCCCCTGGAGCGGATCATCTGCTCCGGGAAACGGCGCAAGATCGATATAATCAGGGAGGTCCTGGCGGAGACCGGAGCCGACGGGGGGCTTCTCTTCGAGGACCAGGTGGACCATCTCTACCGGATAAACGACCCCCGGGTAAAGGGTTTTCTTGCATCCTGGGGATACGTAAAACCCGAGTGGCTCAGGCAGAAGGATTTTCCGGTGATCGATCAGCAGGAGATGGTACGGCTGGTGGATGGGGTAATGTGA
- a CDS encoding DeoR/GlpR family DNA-binding transcription regulator, which yields MDSGLSERERQILTLLADDASISVSAISDALAVSRVTVRSDLSSLEEKGFLVRTHGGAMPAFHSSILERNRTCPDEKARIAKAAARYVQDGDTIMIEAGTTTALIVKYLLGKRDLHVVTNSMLLVPYARMNPQLHLTVVGGEFRPATESLVGPIALRELEEFHVRKAFLGTDGFSLENGSSTHLVEGAEVNKQIARQADERFLVADSSKYGRAGFVRMLPLERYTKIITDDRMSDEVVEQLISAGLDIERV from the coding sequence ATGGATTCGGGTTTAAGCGAGCGGGAACGACAGATTCTTACTCTTCTGGCGGATGATGCCTCTATCTCCGTCTCCGCCATCAGCGATGCCCTGGCTGTCTCCAGGGTCACCGTCAGGAGCGATCTCTCCTCATTGGAAGAGAAGGGTTTTCTCGTACGGACTCACGGCGGCGCCATGCCGGCTTTTCATTCCAGCATTCTTGAACGCAACCGCACCTGTCCCGATGAGAAGGCCCGCATCGCAAAAGCGGCGGCACGGTATGTTCAGGATGGGGATACCATCATGATCGAGGCGGGAACCACCACTGCTCTCATTGTCAAATATCTGCTGGGCAAGCGGGACCTTCATGTTGTCACGAATTCAATGCTCCTGGTTCCCTATGCCAGGATGAATCCCCAGCTGCACCTGACCGTGGTCGGCGGAGAGTTCCGCCCCGCCACCGAGTCCCTGGTGGGACCCATCGCCCTGAGGGAACTGGAGGAGTTTCATGTCCGCAAGGCCTTCCTGGGAACCGACGGTTTCAGTCTGGAAAACGGGTCCAGTACCCATCTTGTGGAGGGGGCGGAGGTCAACAAGCAGATCGCCCGGCAGGCGGATGAGCGTTTCCTGGTCGCGGATTCCTCAAAATACGGTCGTGCCGGCTTCGTGCGTATGCTGCCCCTGGAAAGATATACAAAGATAATTACCGACGACCGAATGAGCGACGAGGTTGTTGAACAGCTTATTTCCGCCGGGCTCGATATAGAGCGGGTTTAG
- a CDS encoding dihydrolipoamide acetyltransferase family protein: protein MATEILMPRQGNSVESCVILEWRKNEGDQVKTGEIVCEVETDKATFEIESPADGVLLKRFFEEGDDVPVLTVIAAVGEAGEDVSAMAPGGGASAEKKEAPAAAKTEKQEKKDETPASSAPAAGTVSAEGRAGVSPRARKTAAEKGVNLDGLTGSGPGGRVIERDVLAAEPSVSVSPAARAAMVAGMVAPARGSGIGGRILSADLAASAAPRTVAAEETREIPVKGVRKLIAERMHASLQNTAQLTMNSSADARELQAYRAQCKAAPEEMGMAGITLNDMVLFVVSRVLLRYPYMNAEMHPDKIVEYGSVNLGFAVDTERGLMVPVIRNADRLSLKAISAEAKRLGKACIDGNINPDELAGGTFTITNLGALGVESFTPVLNAPQVGILGVNGIELKPVQGKEGVEFVPHMGLSLTIDHRAVDGAPGARFLQAVAKELANFRLALAD, encoded by the coding sequence ATGGCAACGGAAATTTTAATGCCCCGCCAGGGAAACAGCGTGGAATCCTGCGTAATTCTCGAATGGCGCAAAAACGAGGGCGATCAGGTAAAAACCGGTGAAATCGTATGTGAAGTAGAGACCGATAAAGCGACCTTCGAGATCGAGTCCCCCGCCGACGGGGTGCTGCTGAAGCGCTTCTTTGAGGAAGGGGACGATGTGCCAGTCCTCACCGTCATAGCGGCGGTTGGAGAGGCCGGCGAGGACGTCTCCGCCATGGCTCCCGGCGGAGGAGCCTCCGCGGAAAAGAAGGAAGCTCCTGCTGCAGCGAAGACGGAGAAGCAGGAGAAGAAAGACGAGACTCCCGCATCATCCGCCCCCGCGGCCGGGACCGTTTCGGCGGAAGGCCGGGCAGGGGTTTCCCCCCGGGCGAGGAAGACCGCCGCGGAAAAGGGAGTGAATCTCGACGGACTCACTGGCTCCGGCCCCGGCGGTCGGGTAATTGAACGGGACGTTCTGGCCGCGGAGCCCTCGGTATCCGTGAGCCCAGCCGCACGGGCAGCAATGGTTGCGGGAATGGTCGCGCCGGCAAGGGGCAGCGGTATCGGAGGCCGGATACTCTCCGCCGATCTGGCAGCTTCCGCGGCACCCCGGACTGTAGCGGCAGAGGAGACCCGGGAGATTCCGGTCAAGGGAGTGCGCAAGCTCATAGCGGAGCGGATGCACGCCTCCCTGCAGAATACCGCTCAGCTGACCATGAACTCCTCCGCGGATGCCAGGGAACTTCAGGCCTACCGGGCCCAGTGCAAGGCCGCCCCCGAAGAGATGGGAATGGCCGGCATCACGCTGAACGACATGGTCCTTTTTGTCGTAAGCCGGGTCCTGCTTCGCTATCCCTATATGAATGCGGAAATGCACCCCGATAAGATTGTCGAGTACGGCAGCGTCAACCTGGGATTTGCCGTGGACACCGAGCGGGGCCTGATGGTTCCGGTGATCCGCAACGCCGACCGGCTCTCCCTCAAGGCCATCTCTGCGGAAGCAAAACGGCTTGGAAAGGCCTGCATCGACGGAAACATCAATCCCGATGAACTTGCCGGCGGAACCTTTACCATAACCAATCTTGGCGCTCTGGGAGTCGAGTCCTTTACGCCGGTACTGAATGCCCCCCAGGTGGGAATCCTGGGAGTCAACGGAATCGAACTCAAACCCGTACAGGGCAAGGAAGGGGTGGAATTCGTGCCCCACATGGGGCTCTCCCTGACCATCGATCACCGGGCTGTGGACGGAGCGCCGGGGGCACGCTTTCTGCAGGCTGTTGCCAAAGAACTGGCGAATTTCCGGCTTGCCCTGGCGGACTAG
- the nudC gene encoding NAD(+) diphosphatase, with protein sequence MFIPDWNWTDAEDIPAEGWTMIVSKRNFCYNAKDDSAASLAGGTPLVPLDDLPSSYLAAGMIRLGIYRERPLFIMDRETPPDSLLSIPFRPVLGHLNPDLLRAAMLGYHLVQWIANSRFCGRCGKENTFHHREKARVCPDCGLVTFPRISPAVITAVQKEDRILLAHNKNFAAPVYSLIAGFVEPGESLEEAVAREISEEVGIQVTNISYVSSQPWPFPDSLMLGFTAEWSSGELSPDGIEITDAGWFNRDDHPQLPLKGSIALAIIEKIFAGLC encoded by the coding sequence ATGTTTATTCCCGACTGGAACTGGACCGACGCCGAGGATATTCCGGCGGAGGGCTGGACAATGATTGTCAGCAAGCGAAACTTCTGTTACAACGCCAAGGACGATTCCGCAGCCTCCCTGGCCGGAGGGACGCCCCTGGTGCCCCTGGACGATCTGCCTTCAAGCTACCTCGCTGCAGGAATGATACGCCTGGGAATCTACCGCGAACGGCCCCTGTTCATCATGGATCGGGAGACTCCTCCGGACAGCCTGCTCTCAATACCCTTTCGACCGGTTCTGGGGCATCTGAATCCTGATCTTCTGCGGGCCGCCATGCTGGGATACCATCTTGTACAATGGATTGCGAACTCACGCTTCTGCGGACGCTGCGGAAAGGAAAACACCTTTCATCACCGGGAAAAGGCCCGGGTTTGTCCGGACTGCGGCCTGGTAACCTTTCCACGGATCTCCCCGGCGGTGATAACCGCGGTCCAAAAGGAGGACAGGATCCTTCTTGCCCATAACAAGAATTTTGCAGCCCCGGTCTACAGCCTGATAGCCGGCTTTGTAGAGCCCGGAGAAAGTCTGGAAGAGGCGGTGGCACGGGAGATATCCGAAGAAGTGGGAATCCAGGTTACGAATATCTCCTACGTCTCGTCTCAGCCCTGGCCCTTTCCCGACTCCCTGATGCTGGGCTTCACCGCGGAATGGAGCTCCGGGGAACTCAGCCCGGACGGAATCGAGATAACAGATGCCGGCTGGTTCAACCGCGACGATCACCCTCAGCTTCCCCTGAAAGGGAGTATTGCCCTGGCCATTATCGAGAAAATCTTCGCCGGCCTCTGCTGA
- the lpdA gene encoding dihydrolipoyl dehydrogenase — MSSEFDLIVIGAGPGGYIAAERAGGAGKKVLLIEKEEMGGECTNWGCIPTKSLLAGAKHYVHARESERFGVTVSGAKYDLKTAMAWKQETIETLRAGIAFLMKKNKVEVVKGTAVLNPDRSVRVNDVLYSAKNIIIASGSSAAVPPIPGADGKNVVTNRGILSIEALPRKLAVIGGGVIGVEFASYFSAVGVEVTVIEMMDEILPLMDGDFARAMRKALKGINFATSAKVTKITPKGVDYEKAGKTESVEADLVLMSVGRRPNLEGFTEAGLDISRTGIRVDEKMRTNLPGVFAVGDVTGTSLLAHSASRMGEVAVNTILGKEDRMRYHAIPWAVYTLPEAAGCGLTEKEAADKGIPVKTATVQMRANGRFLAEHGKREPGMCKVLVHAKKNTLLGVHIMGATASEIIPAAAAMIEAELRTDEIREIIFPHPAVAEVLRDAVWEIE; from the coding sequence ATGAGCAGCGAGTTTGATCTGATCGTTATTGGTGCCGGTCCCGGAGGCTACATTGCCGCCGAACGGGCCGGCGGGGCAGGGAAAAAGGTCCTGCTGATAGAAAAAGAGGAGATGGGGGGAGAATGCACCAACTGGGGCTGTATCCCCACCAAGAGTCTCCTGGCGGGAGCCAAGCACTACGTCCACGCCAGGGAATCCGAACGCTTCGGAGTCACTGTTTCCGGTGCCAAATATGACCTTAAGACGGCCATGGCCTGGAAACAGGAGACCATCGAAACCCTGCGGGCGGGAATAGCCTTTCTGATGAAGAAAAACAAGGTCGAGGTGGTAAAGGGTACCGCGGTGCTGAACCCGGACCGCAGTGTCAGGGTGAATGACGTTCTCTACAGTGCAAAGAATATCATCATCGCTTCCGGATCCTCCGCGGCGGTTCCGCCTATTCCCGGTGCCGACGGCAAGAACGTGGTCACCAACCGGGGAATTCTCTCCATCGAGGCGCTTCCCAGGAAGCTGGCGGTCATCGGCGGTGGAGTAATCGGTGTCGAGTTCGCCTCCTACTTTTCCGCCGTCGGTGTCGAGGTGACGGTGATCGAGATGATGGATGAGATTCTCCCCCTGATGGACGGGGACTTTGCCCGGGCCATGCGTAAAGCCCTCAAGGGCATTAACTTTGCCACCTCCGCGAAGGTGACAAAGATCACCCCCAAAGGCGTGGACTACGAAAAGGCCGGAAAAACCGAATCCGTCGAGGCGGACCTGGTGCTCATGAGCGTCGGGCGCAGACCCAATCTTGAAGGCTTTACCGAGGCCGGCCTGGATATAAGCCGGACGGGAATCAGGGTGGATGAAAAGATGCGGACCAACCTGCCCGGGGTCTTCGCCGTCGGCGATGTTACCGGAACTTCCCTGCTGGCCCACTCGGCAAGTCGTATGGGCGAGGTGGCCGTGAATACCATTCTGGGCAAAGAAGACCGCATGCGCTATCACGCCATTCCCTGGGCGGTTTATACGCTGCCTGAAGCCGCCGGATGCGGGCTTACCGAAAAGGAAGCCGCTGATAAGGGAATCCCCGTAAAGACCGCCACCGTGCAGATGCGGGCCAACGGCCGCTTCCTGGCGGAACACGGTAAACGGGAACCCGGAATGTGCAAGGTCCTGGTGCATGCCAAGAAGAACACCCTGTTAGGTGTCCATATTATGGGCGCAACGGCTTCGGAGATTATTCCCGCCGCTGCCGCTATGATCGAGGCGGAACTCAGGACCGATGAAATCAGGGAGATCATTTTCCCCCACCCGGCGGTGGCGGAAGTCCTCCGGGATGCGGTCTGGGAAATAGAATAG
- a CDS encoding alpha-ketoacid dehydrogenase subunit alpha/beta: MPKSILVDPARVRKPGKIKIKDIPVNAYEGNFEKEKKKYGVDGLKTIYRDMAYIREFETMLDQIKKMGSYQGIEYNHKGPAHLSIGQESAAVGQCYNLDVADQLFGSHRSHGEILAKCFSAVHKLPEKELMNIMESFMGGATLKVVEAGHTGSVRELAEKFVLYGTLAEIFAKETGFNKGLGGSMHTFFTPFGSMPNNAIVGGSGDISVGAALFKRINRKSGIVIANIGDASMGCGPVWEGMMMAAMDQYRTLWDKEIGGAPPVLINFFNNFYGMGGQTSGETMGYEILARVGAGVNPENMHSERVDGYNPLAVADAIERKKKILTEGKGPVLLDTITYRISGHSPSDASSYRTKEEVELWEANDCIAGYGSYLIENGAADQGYLDAISGETQQKIRQIVELAVDMEKSPRVGGQFIESVMFSDEKIEKFDDREPEMLLSYDENPRIQSFARKSRYGFDENGKRLSAAKIFAYRDALFEAMLHRFSIDPTMAAWGEENRDWGGAFAVYRGLTEALPYHRLFNSPISEGAIVGSGVGYALAGGRAVVELMYCDFMGRAGDEIFNQAAKWQSMSAGILKMPLTVRVSVGAKYGAQHSQDWTSLVAHIPGLKAMFPATPYDAKGMLNLALRGSDPVIFFESQKLYGIGEEFVAEGVPEGYYEVTEGEPALRKSGTDLTICTIGATLYPAMEAAAELEEKYGLSVEVWDLRFINPLNYEPLVESVKKTGKLLLASDACERGSFLHTVASNLTALSFDYLDAPPAIVGSRNWISPAAEMEELFFPQKEWLIDAIHERILPLAGHQPRTVATAGEILRRNRLGV; this comes from the coding sequence ATGCCAAAATCAATACTGGTCGATCCTGCCAGGGTGCGGAAACCCGGCAAGATCAAGATCAAGGATATTCCCGTAAACGCCTACGAAGGGAATTTTGAAAAAGAGAAGAAAAAATACGGGGTGGACGGCCTCAAGACAATCTACCGCGACATGGCCTACATTCGCGAGTTCGAGACCATGCTGGACCAGATCAAGAAGATGGGCAGCTACCAGGGTATCGAATACAACCATAAGGGTCCGGCCCACCTTTCCATCGGACAGGAGTCCGCGGCGGTGGGACAGTGCTACAATCTCGATGTTGCGGATCAGCTCTTCGGTTCCCACCGCAGCCACGGCGAGATTCTCGCCAAGTGCTTTTCCGCTGTTCATAAGCTGCCGGAAAAGGAGCTCATGAACATCATGGAGAGCTTTATGGGCGGCGCCACCCTGAAGGTGGTTGAAGCCGGCCATACCGGATCGGTCCGTGAACTGGCTGAAAAATTCGTTCTCTACGGTACCCTGGCGGAGATATTTGCCAAGGAGACGGGCTTCAACAAGGGCCTCGGCGGTTCCATGCACACCTTTTTTACCCCCTTCGGTTCCATGCCCAACAACGCCATTGTAGGCGGCTCCGGGGACATCAGTGTGGGGGCGGCCCTCTTCAAGAGGATCAACCGCAAATCCGGCATCGTAATCGCCAACATCGGCGATGCTTCCATGGGCTGCGGTCCCGTGTGGGAGGGCATGATGATGGCCGCCATGGACCAGTACCGGACCCTCTGGGATAAAGAGATCGGCGGAGCCCCTCCCGTACTCATTAATTTCTTCAACAACTTCTACGGTATGGGCGGCCAGACCTCCGGTGAAACCATGGGCTACGAGATCCTGGCCCGGGTAGGTGCCGGGGTTAATCCCGAAAACATGCACTCAGAGCGGGTGGACGGCTACAATCCCCTGGCCGTAGCTGATGCCATTGAACGGAAAAAGAAGATCCTTACGGAAGGCAAGGGTCCGGTACTGCTGGATACCATTACCTACCGGATTTCCGGCCACAGCCCCTCGGATGCCTCCAGCTATCGCACTAAAGAAGAGGTGGAACTCTGGGAAGCCAACGACTGTATCGCCGGCTACGGATCCTATCTCATAGAAAACGGGGCTGCGGACCAGGGCTACCTGGACGCGATTTCCGGGGAGACCCAACAGAAGATAAGGCAGATCGTGGAGCTCGCGGTGGATATGGAAAAGAGTCCCCGGGTGGGCGGACAGTTCATCGAATCGGTAATGTTCTCCGATGAAAAGATCGAGAAGTTCGACGACCGTGAACCGGAAATGCTGCTCTCCTATGACGAAAACCCCCGTATCCAGTCTTTTGCCAGAAAGAGCCGCTACGGTTTCGACGAGAACGGCAAGCGTTTGTCCGCGGCAAAGATCTTTGCCTACCGGGACGCCCTTTTTGAGGCGATGCTGCACCGTTTCAGTATCGACCCCACCATGGCGGCCTGGGGCGAGGAGAACCGGGACTGGGGCGGAGCCTTTGCCGTATACCGCGGACTTACCGAGGCCCTCCCGTACCATCGTCTGTTCAACTCCCCCATTTCCGAAGGCGCCATTGTCGGTTCCGGTGTAGGATACGCCCTTGCCGGCGGACGAGCCGTTGTGGAACTGATGTACTGCGACTTTATGGGACGCGCCGGGGACGAAATATTCAACCAGGCTGCCAAATGGCAGTCCATGAGTGCCGGAATCCTGAAGATGCCTCTTACGGTGCGGGTTTCCGTTGGAGCCAAATATGGAGCCCAGCACTCCCAGGACTGGACCAGTCTGGTGGCCCATATTCCCGGCCTCAAGGCCATGTTCCCCGCCACTCCCTATGATGCCAAGGGCATGCTGAACCTGGCCCTGAGGGGCAGCGATCCGGTGATCTTTTTCGAAAGCCAGAAGCTCTACGGCATCGGCGAAGAGTTTGTCGCCGAAGGAGTTCCCGAGGGCTACTACGAGGTCACGGAAGGAGAGCCGGCCCTGCGGAAAAGCGGAACGGACCTGACCATCTGCACCATCGGCGCCACCCTCTACCCGGCCATGGAAGCGGCGGCGGAGCTGGAAGAGAAGTACGGACTCTCTGTGGAGGTCTGGGACCTGCGCTTCATCAATCCCCTGAACTACGAACCCCTGGTGGAGTCTGTCAAAAAGACGGGTAAGCTGCTCCTTGCCAGCGATGCCTGCGAGCGGGGAAGCTTCCTGCATACCGTTGCGAGCAACCTGACGGCCCTCTCCTTCGACTACCTGGATGCTCCGCCGGCGATCGTGGGGAGCCGCAACTGGATAAGTCCCGCCGCGGAGATGGAAGAACTCTTCTTCCCCCAGAAAGAGTGGCTCATCGACGCCATCCATGAGAGAATCCTGCCTCTGGCGGGACACCAACCCCGTACCGTCGCAACCGCCGGCGAGATCCTCCGGAGGAACAGGCTGGGCGTATAG
- a CDS encoding UTP--glucose-1-phosphate uridylyltransferase translates to MRTETTSRGGFADAEQGRATPRDISPMITEKEEEKEMDKPAVTALLKNAGIDAELTFEILDRYNAGEFDNQPAVEMDEIPGIDGTSVIDMQDARWEMDKNAAVSRLKALGVTKPLKLLAQTEGNRAVFTRRGLTALGYLLYPKTAYGVLNGGSATSYVDEKKNSSFNEKLMELYREPFEEIAGMARGRAKGITPACIHPDGSPGPSYMELKMRGLLIRELIYREISGDNSSQGPIMFQMTSVNNDEEVAAAYREYRNSPFLKDLIEKLGTDMTRCRSGAQPMIGAYTHSDLGRPRQVFLGRDGKSPLPLPGGHGQNFAVLQDIYRELHAEGRLFAYLGNVDNLANLPYPAGVGLMALSGREAGFEFSFKTPVDIKGGILIRDTRGRLNCGDIGPAISKEQVARAENAGKPILFNCATGLFNLDYLTRELSGIIRNLPTRFSDQDKDAGRYSQAEQVTWEVIGMLEDFFIFGVDKYERFIAAKLLLESFLANGLHLEHPQFPGDPDPAKDLQTVGRKLNRGLEKLFLEEYGLRQEGKQWIPKSFEELQEEARLLGRNLGVME, encoded by the coding sequence ATGAGAACAGAAACAACAAGCCGGGGGGGCTTTGCCGACGCTGAACAAGGCAGAGCGACGCCCCGGGACATAAGTCCGATGATAACCGAGAAAGAGGAGGAGAAGGAAATGGACAAACCCGCCGTTACAGCTCTCTTGAAGAATGCCGGAATTGATGCGGAACTGACCTTTGAGATCCTGGATCGCTATAATGCCGGGGAATTTGACAATCAACCCGCCGTGGAAATGGATGAAATTCCCGGGATCGATGGTACCAGCGTCATAGACATGCAGGATGCCCGCTGGGAGATGGACAAAAACGCAGCTGTATCCAGACTGAAGGCCCTGGGTGTTACCAAACCCCTGAAACTCCTTGCTCAAACAGAGGGAAACAGAGCGGTATTTACCCGCAGGGGATTGACGGCCCTGGGCTATCTGCTCTACCCCAAAACGGCCTATGGGGTACTGAACGGCGGCTCTGCTACAAGTTATGTGGATGAAAAGAAAAACAGCTCATTCAATGAGAAGCTTATGGAGCTCTACCGCGAACCCTTTGAGGAGATCGCCGGTATGGCCAGGGGCCGGGCAAAGGGGATTACCCCGGCATGCATTCACCCCGATGGAAGCCCCGGACCGAGTTATATGGAACTCAAGATGCGGGGACTCCTGATCAGGGAACTGATCTACCGGGAGATCTCCGGAGACAACAGCTCCCAGGGGCCCATCATGTTCCAGATGACCAGCGTCAATAACGATGAGGAGGTGGCCGCAGCCTACCGGGAGTACCGGAACAGCCCCTTTCTCAAGGATCTCATCGAAAAGCTCGGCACCGACATGACCCGCTGTCGCTCCGGCGCCCAGCCCATGATAGGAGCCTATACCCACTCCGATCTGGGACGGCCCAGACAGGTATTCCTCGGCAGGGACGGTAAAAGCCCCCTCCCCCTGCCCGGGGGCCACGGCCAGAACTTCGCTGTTCTTCAGGACATCTACCGGGAACTGCACGCGGAAGGACGGCTTTTCGCCTACCTGGGTAACGTGGATAACCTTGCGAATCTGCCGTATCCCGCGGGGGTAGGACTCATGGCACTGAGCGGCAGAGAAGCGGGCTTCGAATTCTCTTTCAAGACCCCGGTGGATATCAAGGGAGGCATCCTGATCCGGGATACCCGGGGACGCCTGAACTGCGGCGACATAGGGCCGGCGATCAGCAAGGAGCAGGTGGCCCGTGCAGAGAATGCCGGGAAACCGATCCTCTTTAACTGCGCCACCGGCCTCTTCAACCTGGACTACCTGACAAGGGAACTTTCCGGGATTATCCGCAACCTGCCGACCCGTTTCTCGGACCAGGACAAGGATGCCGGCCGCTACTCCCAGGCCGAGCAGGTGACCTGGGAGGTTATCGGAATGCTGGAGGATTTCTTCATCTTCGGAGTGGACAAATACGAGCGCTTTATCGCCGCCAAGCTGCTTCTGGAGAGCTTTCTTGCCAACGGTCTCCACCTTGAACACCCGCAGTTCCCCGGCGATCCGGATCCTGCAAAGGATCTGCAGACGGTGGGCAGAAAACTGAACCGTGGACTCGAGAAACTATTTCTTGAGGAGTACGGGCTCCGTCAGGAGGGAAAGCAGTGGATTCCCAAGAGTTTTGAGGAGCTTCAGGAAGAAGCCCGCCTCCTGGGAAGGAATCTGGGGGTAATGGAATAA
- a CDS encoding glucokinase, whose protein sequence is MSVELHSRDEIILAGDIGGTNSNLAAVLRRGDSFSIVRKLTRESKKVIDFVELVREVVAEFELPAKPRYCCISAAGIVENNRCQPTNLSWVIDGDRLQQELGIPTVIINDFMALSYSLPLLDLKNPEEVLPLPHPDGSFPEPRGGSYAIIGAGTGLGVGVLSRIGSRYVAFPSEGGHTDFPAFDRETQKLGNFLKTRYDSWPGTECVLSGQGIANIYAYVRDSMAGPGDDIIQEIDSLPESQRPALISRHGRTNPVCSRVMELFTRIYGKFAGNAALNFLPEAGLFLAGGIAQKNIEYLLHEQRFMRYFESNYNLKMRALQQRVPVFLIKEYSVSLLGAAHAATLLVD, encoded by the coding sequence ATGAGCGTGGAACTGCACTCCAGGGACGAAATCATTCTTGCAGGCGATATCGGCGGAACCAACTCCAACCTGGCGGCTGTCCTCAGACGCGGGGACAGCTTCAGCATCGTCAGAAAGCTGACCCGGGAATCAAAGAAGGTAATCGACTTTGTAGAGCTGGTACGAGAGGTTGTCGCCGAATTCGAGCTCCCGGCTAAACCCCGGTACTGCTGCATAAGCGCAGCGGGTATCGTGGAGAACAACCGCTGCCAACCTACTAACCTCTCCTGGGTAATCGACGGAGACAGACTTCAGCAGGAACTGGGAATACCAACGGTAATTATCAACGATTTTATGGCTCTGAGTTACTCCCTGCCCCTTCTTGATCTGAAGAATCCCGAGGAGGTACTCCCTCTTCCCCATCCCGACGGTTCCTTCCCCGAGCCCAGGGGCGGCAGTTACGCAATAATCGGCGCGGGAACAGGCCTTGGCGTCGGCGTCCTCAGCAGAATCGGGAGTCGCTACGTCGCCTTCCCTTCGGAAGGGGGGCATACCGATTTCCCCGCCTTCGACAGGGAAACCCAGAAACTGGGGAATTTCCTCAAGACCCGCTACGACAGCTGGCCCGGAACCGAGTGCGTCCTCTCCGGCCAGGGCATTGCCAATATCTACGCTTATGTGCGGGACAGCATGGCCGGTCCCGGAGACGATATTATCCAGGAGATCGATTCCCTGCCGGAATCCCAGCGGCCCGCCCTGATATCCCGGCACGGACGGACCAACCCGGTCTGCAGCCGTGTAATGGAGCTCTTTACCCGTATCTACGGAAAATTCGCCGGGAATGCCGCCCTGAACTTCCTGCCCGAAGCGGGGCTCTTTCTTGCCGGCGGCATAGCCCAGAAAAACATCGAGTACCTGCTTCATGAGCAGCGTTTCATGCGTTATTTCGAGAGCAACTATAACCTCAAGATGCGGGCCCTGCAGCAGCGGGTTCCGGTTTTCCTAATTAAGGAATACAGTGTCTCCCTCCTGGGTGCCGCCCATGCCGCGACGCTGCTTGTAGACTGA
- the hisI gene encoding phosphoribosyl-AMP cyclohydrolase — MADREMTTHIDLDFSKGNGLVSAIAQDANSKEVLMCAFMNREAFETTLATGYAHYYSRSRDSLWKKGESSGHLQKIREIRVDCDQDCVLMLVEQTGVACHTGRRSCFYRRAVNTEELDFLDQDKTPGDTSEKA; from the coding sequence ATGGCGGACAGGGAAATGACCACGCACATCGATCTGGATTTCAGCAAGGGAAACGGGCTGGTAAGCGCCATAGCCCAGGATGCGAACTCAAAGGAAGTTCTGATGTGCGCCTTTATGAACAGGGAAGCCTTCGAAACCACCCTGGCAACCGGCTACGCCCATTATTACAGCCGAAGTCGGGACAGTCTCTGGAAAAAGGGGGAAAGCTCCGGTCACCTGCAGAAAATCCGGGAAATTCGCGTGGATTGCGATCAGGACTGCGTACTCATGCTGGTGGAACAGACGGGAGTTGCCTGTCATACCGGCAGGCGCAGCTGTTTTTACCGGCGAGCAGTAAATACTGAGGAACTTGATTTCCTTGACCAGGATAAAACCCCGGGAGATACATCCGAAAAGGCTTGA